CTTTATTTACGATTGATCAGCATTACAGAAAACTTTCCGGTGGAAATTATGCAAAATTTAAAAAGGAAATTACCAAGAATGACAGCATTGCGAGTACGAAACTTTTAAGTTTGATTCAGAAAAGAGGATTCCCGAATGAATATGATTTAGGTTTAAGCTCCGCCAATCTAGTTTTTTTTCAAAATTTTTATTTTATTATTTGGCATCAATTGGCAACTAATCTTTACAGTCCGCAAGTTGTCAATTTTTCAGACGAAATTGTAAAAGCATTAAACAAAGGAAAGATTACTCCGGAAAACGCCGCTTTTCTTTTAGATTTAAACAACGGAACTCAGAATTATTCTAGTGGGCATTTCGATATAGTTCAAATTTTTAAAAATGAAGGTAATCCTGACCGACCTCATGATAAAGCAGAAGAAATGCTTGAAAAAGCAGATTGTTGCTATGTGCATCAATGGTTTTATCCTGAAAAAAGAGGAGAAAAAGGAAATGCTTTGGTGAAAGATATAGACAGAAGACGAAAGAGTATAGGAATGAGTACTTTAGATCAGAGTTTGAGAAAAAAAGTTTTTCTATTGACGAATAAAGAATATAAAATGAGACATGCCAATCTTATCGGTATGAATTTTCAGAATGATGAGGATGCCGAAAATCTTAAAAAACATTTTATTAAAATTAAATAACTTAAAAATACATTTAACATAAATCTGTTTTTTAGAAATAAAGTATTAATAATTTCCGTAAATTTGAATTAAATCAAAAAGTAAAATGAAAAATCTTTTTTTAAGTATATGCACAGTTGCCGTTTTGGCATCTTGCGGAACAATGAAAAACGCATCTTCATCAAAAGTTGGAAAAGCGCAACCATCAATCGCCAATACAAAATGGACTTTAGCGGATAACGTGAAAGGACAGGTTCCTACTTTGGTTATAGAAGGTTCAAAGATTAACGGAAATGCCGGATGTAACAGATATTTTGGTGGTATAACCATGGAAACAGCATCAGGGAAATTTGAAGCTTCACAAATGGGTTCTACAAAAATGGCTTGTGCAAATATGAGTGTTGAGCAAAACTTCCTGGATATGCTTAATAAAGCTAATAAATATGTAGTTTCAGGAACTACTTTAGAATTGTATCAGGATAATTTGTTGCTTTTAAAATTCAACAAATCTGAATAAAAATAAAAAAGGAACTCAAATTTTGAGTTCCTTTTTTTATAAGTGGTTTTTTTTAATCTTCCTCTTCTTCGTCGTACTTAGCCAACTCTTCGTCGCACCATTTGAACGCTGCTTCAACTACTTTAGTAGCTTCGTCTGCCATAGTTTCTTCATCGTCACCTTCCAAATCATCAAGCCATTCTACTTCTTCCTCTTCAACGTTTAAGATGAATCTTGGATATTCTGTATGTACTACGAATAAATCTTCAGGAAATTCCGAATTATCTGCTAATAAAAACTTTGGTAATTTCATTTTTTTTAATGTTTTAACTTTAAATCAAAGATAATAAAATTATTGGTATTTGTTCTTGTCGATTTTAATTTTTTGTGAAACTTTATAATAGGTTAAGGTTGTTTTTTTTAAGGTATCAGAAGTTTTAAATGTTACCTCTAAATTCGAATTTACCGTACTTATTAATTCTGCAACCTGTACTTTCTCAAGATCTTTCATCGTTTCTAAATAGAATTTTAAAGGAACCTTATCCAAACGTTCTGTCTGTAGATAATGAGCAACTTCTTTCCTGTTTTCAATATAATTTCCCTTAGAAAGCCATGTGAAAAACATACCTGATATAATACTTAAAAATCCGATACCATATACTTTAAAATCAAATAGTTGAAATAGTTTCTTAAAATAAACCAACCAGAGTGGAAAACTAAAAGGAGCTAATAATCTGTAACCAATAGGATCTACAGGATAAAAATACTGAATAAAGAATGAACAAATAATTCCAAAAAATCCTGTAAAAACAAAGAAAAATTCTGTGTTGGAGAGTCTATATTTTATAAACAAAAACATCATCAATAGGATATTCAAAACTCCTAACCCGTAAATTCCGTAGTTAATTGTTCTACCTCCCGGATCTGAAATATGTATAAATGGATTAAAAGTAGTAGAAAGCCCTTGGAATAATTCAGTTAAAAGTTTAGAAGTTGGATATAAACCTATTTCCAAGGATTGTTTAATGTAATCTTCGTTAAAATAATCAATAAATAAAAACTTATACAGAATAATATAGATGGCTGAAATAATACCTGAAAATAAAAATAAACGTCCGTAAGAACGCTTAATGAAGAATAATCCATAAAGACCTACTGCTCCCATAATAAATAATGCACTGTATCTGATATTATAAAGAAGGATTAAGCTTAAAGAAAGATAAAAAACAGCTTTCCAACCTTTAAGATTTTCTTTAATAATTGTATCGGCTACAAAAAGGAAAACTAATACAAATGGGAGAATGAGTGCTTCACTTAAAGTTGCTGCAAAAATCGAAACAAAGCTGAAAAGTGCAACCAAAATGGTAGATTCTCGGGAATAAAAATTCTTTTTCCATGAGAAAAAAACAATAAAAAGCATTGCCAGAATTCCTACGATTTTACTTGCCCAAAATTCATCAGTTCCTAAAAAAGTAAAGATTTTAATGCTTAAAGGATATCCTAAAGGAGTAAGGGTATTATCAATCTCAGGAAGCACATTAGCAAATTTCATATAGCGAATAGAATCGGGACTTACTCTTCCTTTTTCATTGAGTAAAAAACGTAAAATGGTCACCATTACTGTAATGATGACCAATATTATCTGAATGTTTTTTTCTTTAAATTTTATCAAGATTGCAGTTATTAGGTTATAGATTACGGCTTTTTAACAATCCAAATTTATAACTTATAACTCACAAATTAAATTTTATTTTGCAAACATTTTTGCTACTTTCTCAGCTTTTTTACTTTCAGAATAATCATAGAAACCTTCTCCTGATTTTACTCCTAATTTTCCAGCCATTACCATGTTTACCAATAACGGGTTTGGTGCATATTTAGGATTTTTGAAACCATCGTACATCACGTTTAAGATTGCTAAACAAACATCAAGACCGATAAAATCTGCCAATTGAAGTGGTCCCATTGGATGAGCCATTCCTAATTTCATCACGGTATCAATTTCTTCAACTCCGGCAACACCGTTGTATAAAGTTTCGATAGATTCGTTAATCATCGGCATCAAAATTCTGTTGGCAACAAAACCAGGGTAATCATTTACTTCTACAGGAACTTTTCCTAAAGTTTTGCTCATTTCATAAATAGAGTCAAAAGTTTCTTTTGAAGTAGAGTAGCCTTTGATGATTTCTACCAGTTTCATAATAGGAACCGGGTTCATAAAGTGCATTCCGATTACTTTGTCTGCTCTTTTGGTAGCGGCAGCAATTTTAGTAATAGAAATAGATGAAGTATTGGTAGATAAAATGCAGTTTTCCGGAGCAAACTCATCCATCTGAGCAAAAATCTTTAATTTTAAATCTTGATTTTCAGTTGCAGCTTCCACTACCAAATCTGCGTTGGTCACCGCATCTTTTAGCTGAGTGAAAGTGGTGATGTTTCCTAAAGTTTCTGCTTTTTCTTCTTCTGTAAGGTTTCCCTTTGCAATGATTCTGTCAAGGTTTGTAGTAATAGTTTTCAATCCTTTGTCTAAAGCTTCCTGAGAAACGTCTACTAAATTTACACTAAAACCGCTTTGTGCGAATGTATGTGCAATACCATTTCCCATGGTTCCCGCTCCGATAACGACAATGTTTTTGATCATTTTAAATTTTCTTTTTTATATATAGTTAGATTATTTAATGTACTTAATTTTTCTTTTTTAATTATTGTCCGACTGTTAAAATCTACAATTCCGTCACTGTTTTCATTTCGGGATTTATTCTGAGAATTGATCGTCGCTTCAAGTCCTTTTATAAACTTTGCTTTTTTGCTTTTTGAGAGTGCATCAATTCCGATGAACAATTTATATTCACCTTCTCTTCCCAAACGTGACTGTCGGTATATCTCCAGAGTGTTTTTTTTACCTTGAAAACTGTTGATATAATTCATTACAGGAGCGTTTGAAGGCGTTCCGCAACAAATGCTGTTGTAGCCTATTTCAATGTAATTTTCACTTTTCTGAGCAAAGAAAAATGCACAACTGAATACTGCTATTGTTAAAATTATTTTTTTCATTTTAATGGTTTTAAAATTAAGCTTTAAATTTTACTTATTAAAATGATCCCAAACTGCTTTTGAAATGTCTGAAATCATCTTACAATTCACCTCGTCTGTCTCGGTAGAATTGCTAATAAATACTACTATTGCATAATGCTTGCCATTTGGTAAGGTAACAATTCCCGAGTCATTTTCTGCGATTGTTAAGTCTCCATCTTTCCCTGAAGAACCCGTTTTGTGGGCTATAGATTGTTTAGGTAGCTGTTCTTTCAGTTTATTTCCTCCGGTAGATGTGTTCAGCATGATATCATATAAAAACTTTGTAGATTTTTCAGACAAAATTTTACCATCGTAGAATTTTTTATAAAGTTGGCTCAAAGAATTGGTTGTGGTATAATTTTCATACAAATATTTTGCTCCTTTGTGCATTTGCTCTTCATTATGT
Above is a window of Chryseobacterium scophthalmum DNA encoding:
- a CDS encoding 3-hydroxybutyryl-CoA dehydrogenase, with protein sequence MKNIVVIGAGTMGNGIAHTFAQSGFSVNLVDVSQEALDKGLKTITTNLDRIIAKGNLTEEEKAETLGNITTFTQLKDAVTNADLVVEAATENQDLKLKIFAQMDEFAPENCILSTNTSSISITKIAAATKRADKVIGMHFMNPVPIMKLVEIIKGYSTSKETFDSIYEMSKTLGKVPVEVNDYPGFVANRILMPMINESIETLYNGVAGVEEIDTVMKLGMAHPMGPLQLADFIGLDVCLAILNVMYDGFKNPKYAPNPLLVNMVMAGKLGVKSGEGFYDYSESKKAEKVAKMFAK
- a CDS encoding META domain-containing protein, with amino-acid sequence MKNLFLSICTVAVLASCGTMKNASSSKVGKAQPSIANTKWTLADNVKGQVPTLVIEGSKINGNAGCNRYFGGITMETASGKFEASQMGSTKMACANMSVEQNFLDMLNKANKYVVSGTTLELYQDNLLLLKFNKSE